A genome region from Variovorax paradoxus includes the following:
- a CDS encoding DNA polymerase III subunit delta' — MSAPQLSPWLRRPLTELLRQRGHAWLLQGPSGIGQYELALALASAWLCEQPTPEGAACGHCASCHAIEVRTHADLCVLMPEVAMQELGWPLDEKAQSDIDDKKRKPSREIRVEAMRDAVGFAQRTSARGRGKVVLVYPAERMNTITANALLKTLEEPVGDVRFVLASEAAWQLLPTIRSRCLGFTLPWPETAEAEAWLVAQDVPAADAAALLRAAGGRPSDALRLARSGQSPKAWALLPKAMTRGEVGALADHAPAQAVSVLQKLCHDLMAVGNGAEPRFFEPADLPSAPSRLALARWSKSLASAARTAEHPFNAGLMLEALVSEARTTLNSAARRP; from the coding sequence ATGAGCGCGCCCCAGCTTTCGCCCTGGCTGCGCCGGCCGTTGACAGAACTGTTGCGCCAGCGCGGCCACGCATGGCTGCTCCAGGGGCCGTCGGGCATCGGACAGTACGAGCTGGCATTGGCGCTGGCGTCCGCCTGGTTGTGCGAACAGCCAACGCCTGAAGGCGCGGCCTGCGGCCATTGCGCGAGCTGCCATGCGATCGAAGTCCGCACCCATGCCGACCTGTGCGTGCTGATGCCCGAAGTCGCCATGCAGGAACTCGGCTGGCCACTCGACGAAAAAGCCCAGTCCGATATCGACGACAAGAAGCGCAAGCCCAGCCGGGAGATCCGGGTCGAGGCGATGCGCGACGCAGTCGGCTTCGCCCAGCGCACCAGCGCGCGCGGCCGCGGCAAGGTGGTGCTGGTGTACCCGGCCGAGCGCATGAACACGATCACCGCCAACGCGCTGCTGAAGACGCTCGAGGAGCCGGTCGGCGATGTGCGCTTCGTGCTGGCCAGCGAGGCGGCGTGGCAACTGTTGCCGACCATCCGAAGCCGCTGCCTGGGTTTCACGCTGCCGTGGCCGGAGACTGCAGAGGCCGAAGCCTGGCTGGTTGCGCAGGACGTGCCAGCCGCCGATGCTGCCGCACTGTTGCGCGCTGCGGGCGGCCGGCCCAGCGATGCCTTGCGCCTCGCGCGGTCCGGACAGTCGCCCAAGGCGTGGGCCTTGCTGCCCAAGGCCATGACGCGCGGCGAGGTGGGTGCCCTGGCCGACCACGCACCCGCGCAGGCCGTGAGCGTGCTGCAGAAGCTCTGCCACGACTTGATGGCTGTCGGCAACGGTGCCGAACCCCGGTTTTTCGAGCCCGCCGATCTGCCTTCCGCACCGTCGCGGCTGGCGCTGGCGCGCTGGTCGAAGTCGCTCGCGAGTGCCGCGAGAACCGCCGAACATCCGTTCAACGCGGGCCTGATGCTGGAAGCGCTTGTGAGCGAAGCGCGAACCACCCTAAACTCTGCCGCTCGTCGCCCATGA
- a CDS encoding PilZ domain-containing protein: MNQPAAPASAAPAAPATPARPSVIQLAIKEKGALYAAYIPLFAEGGIFIPTTREYRLGDDVYVLLTLPEDPQRYPVAGKVAWITPPRAAGNRAPGVGIRFPSDEKSRQLKARIEAALGGSMASDRPTQTI, encoded by the coding sequence ATGAACCAACCCGCCGCCCCCGCATCCGCTGCTCCCGCCGCCCCGGCCACGCCTGCACGCCCGAGCGTCATACAGCTCGCCATCAAGGAAAAAGGGGCCTTGTACGCAGCGTACATCCCGCTGTTCGCGGAAGGCGGCATCTTCATTCCGACCACGCGGGAATACCGGCTCGGCGATGACGTCTACGTCCTGCTGACGCTGCCCGAAGACCCTCAGCGCTACCCGGTGGCCGGCAAGGTCGCCTGGATCACCCCGCCGCGCGCCGCCGGCAACCGGGCGCCCGGCGTGGGCATCCGCTTTCCGTCGGATGAGAAATCGCGCCAGCTGAAGGCTCGCATCGAGGCTGCACTGGGCGGCTCGATGGCCTCCGACAGGCCCACCCAGACCATCTGA
- a CDS encoding TatD family hydrolase: protein MFTDSHCHLTFPEFADQMPQIRAAMAAAQVDRALCICTKLEEFDDVQALAASYDNFWASVGVHPDNEDIAEPSVDELVRLAARPRVVAIGETGLDYYQMEERKGGRSIADMEWQRDRFRVHIRAAQQTRKPLIIHTREASADTLAILKEEGEDASPGAAGGVFHCFTETAEVARAALDLGFYISFSGILTFKKAQELRDVAAFVPLDRMLIETDSPYLAPVPYRGKTNNPSYVPFVAQQIAELRKMPVDAVAKATSDNFETLFREVKS from the coding sequence ATGTTCACAGACTCCCACTGCCACCTCACGTTTCCCGAATTCGCGGACCAGATGCCGCAGATCCGCGCCGCCATGGCCGCCGCGCAGGTCGATCGGGCCCTTTGCATCTGCACCAAGCTCGAGGAATTCGACGACGTGCAGGCGCTTGCCGCCAGCTACGACAACTTCTGGGCCAGCGTGGGCGTGCACCCCGACAACGAGGACATCGCCGAACCCAGCGTCGACGAGCTGGTCCGGCTCGCCGCACGGCCGCGTGTCGTGGCGATCGGCGAAACCGGCCTCGACTACTACCAGATGGAAGAACGCAAGGGCGGTCGCAGCATTGCGGACATGGAATGGCAACGCGACCGGTTCCGGGTGCACATCCGTGCGGCGCAACAGACGCGCAAGCCGCTGATCATCCACACGCGCGAAGCGTCGGCGGACACGCTGGCGATCCTGAAGGAGGAGGGCGAGGACGCCTCCCCCGGCGCGGCCGGCGGCGTGTTCCACTGCTTCACCGAAACCGCCGAAGTGGCGCGTGCGGCGCTCGACCTGGGCTTCTACATTTCGTTCTCGGGCATCCTGACGTTCAAGAAGGCGCAGGAGCTGCGCGACGTGGCCGCCTTCGTGCCGTTGGACCGCATGCTGATCGAGACCGACAGCCCGTACCTCGCTCCGGTGCCGTACCGCGGCAAGACCAACAACCCCTCGTACGTGCCCTTCGTGGCGCAACAGATCGCCGAACTGCGCAAGATGCCCGTGGATGCCGTGGCCAAGGCCACGAGCGACAACTTCGAAACGCTGTTCAGGGAAGTCAAATCATGA
- a CDS encoding ankyrin repeat domain-containing protein has product MKNYFKKSIYLIVIAASFAAHAGSFEDFFRAVRGDNASGVRTLLQRGFDPNTRDEHGQTGLLIALREPSPKVIQVLIESPQTDVDIANAKDETPLMLAAIKGQQDLVNQLLKRDAAVNKTGWTPLHYAATSGQLTIMKVLLDKYAFIDAQSPNGTTPLMMAAMYSSSEAVKLLLAEGADTTMKNQLGMTAVDFANKANRPEAASLITTAVAARANAPKAVPKDGKW; this is encoded by the coding sequence ATGAAAAACTACTTCAAGAAGTCGATATATCTCATTGTCATTGCTGCATCTTTTGCGGCACACGCCGGTTCGTTCGAGGACTTTTTCCGGGCCGTGCGCGGCGACAACGCCAGTGGCGTGCGCACGCTGCTTCAGCGTGGTTTCGACCCGAATACCCGCGACGAACATGGCCAGACGGGCTTGCTGATTGCCTTGCGCGAGCCATCGCCGAAGGTCATCCAGGTGTTGATCGAGTCGCCGCAGACGGACGTGGACATCGCCAATGCCAAGGACGAAACACCGCTGATGCTTGCGGCCATCAAGGGACAGCAGGACCTGGTCAATCAGTTGCTCAAGCGCGATGCAGCCGTGAACAAGACAGGCTGGACGCCGCTGCACTACGCCGCCACCAGCGGTCAACTGACCATCATGAAGGTGCTGCTCGACAAGTACGCGTTCATCGATGCGCAGTCGCCTAATGGCACCACGCCGCTGATGATGGCCGCGATGTACAGCTCGAGCGAAGCCGTGAAGCTGCTGCTGGCCGAAGGCGCGGATACGACGATGAAGAACCAGTTGGGCATGACGGCTGTCGACTTCGCGAACAAGGCGAACCGCCCGGAAGCAGCGTCTCTGATCACGACCGCAGTGGCGGCACGGGCCAATGCGCCAAAGGCCGTTCCGAAGGATGGCAAATGGTGA
- a CDS encoding AAA family ATPase, with protein MKLQRLRIENFKLFRAPLEIDGFTDGLNLFTAPNESGKSTVAEAIRAAFFERHRSSAVEHLRPWGESSATPTVELEFELDGKSCRLTKAFLGKKRCELVIDGRPMDGAVAEDHLASLLGFRFPGKGASTPEHMGIPGLLWIRQGTSHDISHAVGFASDHLRNALGESLGELASSQGDAVLKAVESERNELLTPASGAPRGAYADALKLRSELESELARLLADIEAYRSGVDRLSGLRREHQRDDAARPWVALREQLAAAQQRLNDGKGLAERKAAQDVALKQIVAQVVSWRTQLQSMEREEATVVQREKNLQAVREGLDKALGELQAWEPRHAAAAQADARARETLRLARQAASRSAQEKAVDSLAEQLAGLVQNLGKARSEQEKVARLQADARSLTVSESELKRLHRSADALRAAQARLDAVSTALAFDLQPGARVRVGGAEIAGTTRQTVIARTEIDIEGVGRITVLPGGTDLESLGVEHDRAHQELVSLLQALRADSVAAVEERVRLHALRNGEVRAAEAVLSALAPKGLDTLAADVGLREARLAEAKQMLLAMASTSDAHVPSVLQAESEEGAARTALEAASSALNEAKLQTGHAREQVKAAEDELAAVKSTLADPLRAGRKREAGEALTDALAQQSAIEQRAAGLAEQLRTVNLPVLAQDVERLERSARQAEASHSQRAGEITRLEVELETKGALGQEEIASEKRRELEHAARRSAELDRRAKALDHLLKLLREKRSALARRLRAPLQKHLDHYLQILFPGAQVEVGEDLSPSRITRQGVRGVQSGTFEELSVGAREQMGVVARLAYADLLKEARKPTLLILDDALVHTDEERLGQMKRVLYDAATRHQILIFSCHPEAWRDLGVVARSIS; from the coding sequence ATGAAGCTGCAGCGTCTTCGCATCGAGAACTTCAAGCTGTTCCGTGCGCCTTTGGAAATCGACGGCTTCACCGACGGCCTGAACCTGTTCACGGCCCCCAACGAGTCCGGCAAATCGACCGTCGCCGAAGCCATTCGCGCGGCATTCTTCGAACGGCATCGCTCGAGCGCGGTCGAGCACCTGCGGCCGTGGGGCGAAAGCTCGGCCACGCCGACCGTCGAACTCGAATTCGAACTCGACGGCAAGTCCTGCCGGCTCACCAAGGCCTTCCTGGGCAAGAAGCGCTGCGAGCTCGTGATCGACGGCAGGCCGATGGACGGTGCCGTGGCGGAAGACCATCTCGCAAGCCTGCTGGGATTCCGCTTTCCAGGCAAGGGCGCGAGCACGCCGGAACACATGGGCATCCCAGGCCTGCTGTGGATCAGGCAGGGCACGTCGCACGACATTTCGCATGCTGTCGGCTTTGCCAGCGACCACCTGCGCAATGCGCTCGGGGAGTCGCTCGGCGAACTGGCGTCGAGCCAGGGCGACGCGGTGCTGAAGGCCGTGGAAAGCGAACGCAACGAACTGCTCACGCCGGCAAGCGGTGCGCCGCGCGGTGCCTATGCGGATGCACTCAAGCTGCGCTCGGAACTCGAATCCGAACTGGCGCGCCTGCTGGCCGACATCGAGGCCTATCGGTCGGGCGTCGACCGGCTTTCGGGACTGCGGCGCGAGCATCAACGCGACGACGCGGCGCGGCCATGGGTGGCGCTGCGCGAACAGCTCGCCGCGGCGCAGCAACGGCTGAACGATGGCAAGGGGCTGGCCGAACGCAAGGCCGCGCAGGACGTGGCGCTCAAGCAGATCGTTGCGCAGGTTGTCTCGTGGCGCACGCAGCTTCAGTCCATGGAGCGCGAGGAGGCGACCGTCGTTCAGCGCGAGAAGAACCTGCAGGCAGTCAGGGAAGGCCTGGACAAGGCGCTCGGCGAGCTGCAGGCCTGGGAACCGCGCCATGCGGCTGCGGCGCAGGCCGATGCACGTGCGCGAGAAACCTTGCGCCTGGCGCGCCAGGCGGCCTCGCGGTCTGCACAGGAGAAGGCCGTCGACAGCCTTGCAGAGCAGCTCGCCGGGCTTGTGCAGAACCTCGGCAAGGCAAGGAGCGAACAGGAAAAGGTTGCTCGTCTGCAGGCCGATGCGCGCTCGCTGACGGTGTCCGAGAGCGAGCTCAAGCGCCTCCATCGCAGCGCCGACGCGCTGCGGGCAGCGCAGGCGCGGCTCGACGCGGTCTCGACCGCATTGGCCTTCGATCTGCAGCCCGGTGCGCGTGTGCGTGTCGGCGGTGCCGAGATTGCCGGGACGACGCGGCAGACCGTCATTGCGCGCACCGAGATCGACATCGAGGGCGTTGGCCGCATCACGGTGTTGCCGGGCGGCACCGACCTTGAAAGTCTCGGCGTCGAACACGACCGGGCGCACCAAGAACTGGTCTCGCTGTTGCAGGCCTTGCGCGCCGACAGCGTCGCGGCTGTCGAGGAGCGCGTTCGCCTGCATGCCTTGCGCAACGGGGAGGTCCGTGCGGCGGAAGCCGTTCTGTCGGCGCTCGCGCCCAAGGGGCTGGACACGCTCGCCGCCGACGTCGGGCTGCGCGAAGCCCGTCTGGCAGAGGCGAAGCAGATGCTGCTCGCGATGGCGTCGACATCGGATGCGCATGTGCCGTCGGTCCTGCAGGCCGAGTCGGAGGAGGGCGCTGCCCGCACGGCGCTGGAGGCGGCCTCTTCGGCGCTCAACGAGGCGAAGCTGCAGACCGGCCATGCGCGAGAACAGGTCAAGGCCGCAGAAGACGAACTGGCGGCGGTCAAGTCCACGCTCGCGGATCCGCTGCGGGCCGGCCGCAAGCGCGAGGCCGGCGAGGCATTGACCGATGCGCTGGCACAGCAATCGGCCATCGAGCAAAGGGCCGCCGGGTTGGCGGAACAGTTGCGCACGGTCAACCTGCCGGTCCTGGCGCAGGACGTGGAGCGGCTCGAGCGCAGCGCCCGGCAGGCCGAGGCATCTCACAGCCAGCGGGCCGGCGAGATCACGCGGCTCGAAGTCGAACTCGAGACCAAGGGTGCGCTGGGCCAGGAAGAAATTGCGTCGGAGAAGCGGCGTGAACTCGAGCACGCCGCGCGGCGCAGCGCCGAACTCGACCGCCGTGCCAAGGCACTCGACCACCTGCTGAAGCTGTTGCGCGAGAAACGCTCGGCATTGGCGCGCCGTCTGCGCGCGCCCTTGCAGAAGCACCTCGATCACTATCTGCAGATTCTTTTTCCGGGCGCGCAGGTCGAGGTGGGTGAAGACCTGTCACCGAGCCGAATCACCCGGCAAGGCGTGCGCGGCGTCCAGAGCGGGACGTTCGAGGAGCTCAGCGTCGGCGCGCGGGAACAGATGGGGGTCGTTGCGCGACTGGCATATGCCGATCTGCTGAAGGAAGCGAGGAAGCCCACGCTGCTCATCCTCGACGACGCCCTGGTGCACACCGACGAGGAACGGCTCGGTCAGATGAAGCGCGTGCTGTACGACGCGGCGACGCGGCACCAGATCCTGATCTTCAGTTGCCATCCGGAAGCCTGGCGAGACCTGGGCGTGGTGGCGCGGAGCATTTCGTAG
- a CDS encoding metallophosphoesterase family protein, producing MISLLHTADWQIGRVFSQFEPDDAAALFEARFKAVERLAGIADERNVDAVLVAGDVFDLQTVSDKTIRRMFNAMQRFSGPWLLIPGNHDSALSESVWSRAQRLGAIPPNVVCCLEPKPHLVDGKFVLLPAPLTQRHTYGDLTEWFSGAADDSGLPRIGLAHGCVQGILSEDIDSANPIAAGRAGEAGLSYLALGDWHGTRQIDERTWYAGTPETDRFRANESGQALLVSIAGAGAQPDVEPVRTGQFRWQQLEPRLSVPSDVDRLVESLALIDGNDVLQLRAHGSCDLGAHRRLGVALDAARARARALVWDGEALRLEPTEDDIQALHADGFVGEALQELRAQQGEADAELARDALLTLARVLDAQGPNGARTGGAA from the coding sequence ATGATTTCTTTGCTCCACACCGCGGACTGGCAGATCGGCCGCGTGTTCTCGCAGTTCGAGCCTGACGACGCCGCGGCGTTGTTCGAGGCGCGCTTCAAGGCCGTCGAACGGCTGGCGGGCATTGCGGACGAACGCAATGTCGACGCCGTGCTGGTGGCAGGCGACGTGTTCGACCTGCAGACCGTGTCGGACAAGACCATCCGGCGCATGTTCAATGCGATGCAGCGCTTTTCGGGCCCCTGGTTGCTGATTCCGGGAAACCACGACTCGGCGCTGAGCGAGTCCGTCTGGAGCCGTGCGCAGCGGCTGGGCGCGATCCCGCCGAATGTCGTCTGCTGCCTCGAGCCGAAACCGCATCTCGTCGATGGAAAGTTCGTGCTGCTGCCGGCGCCGCTGACACAGCGCCACACCTACGGCGATCTCACCGAGTGGTTTTCGGGCGCGGCCGACGACAGCGGCCTGCCGCGCATCGGGCTGGCGCACGGCTGCGTGCAGGGCATCCTGTCGGAGGACATCGACTCGGCCAATCCGATCGCGGCAGGGCGGGCAGGGGAGGCCGGGCTGAGCTATCTCGCGCTCGGCGACTGGCACGGCACCCGGCAGATCGACGAGCGTACCTGGTATGCCGGCACGCCCGAGACCGACAGGTTCAGGGCCAACGAATCGGGGCAGGCGCTGCTGGTATCGATTGCGGGCGCCGGCGCGCAGCCGGACGTCGAGCCGGTGCGTACCGGGCAGTTCAGGTGGCAGCAGCTCGAGCCTCGGCTTTCGGTGCCGTCGGACGTCGACCGGCTCGTGGAAAGCCTGGCGCTCATCGACGGCAACGACGTGCTGCAACTGCGCGCCCACGGCAGCTGCGATCTTGGCGCGCATCGCCGGCTCGGCGTGGCGCTCGATGCTGCGCGTGCACGCGCCCGCGCGCTGGTGTGGGACGGCGAGGCGTTGCGGCTCGAGCCGACCGAGGACGACATCCAGGCGCTGCATGCCGATGGTTTCGTCGGCGAAGCGCTGCAGGAACTGCGCGCACAACAAGGCGAGGCCGATGCGGAACTGGCCCGCGATGCACTGCTGACCCTGGCCCGTGTGCTCGATGCGCAAGGCCCGAACGGTGCGCGCACGGGGGGCGCCGCATGA
- a CDS encoding peptidoglycan DD-metalloendopeptidase family protein: protein MVVTVRTSGRTGFGWCAGIALAATLMVAGCSTSPKAPVAGPGEYVVQPGDTLYRIASKSGRSTADIARWNNLQDPDKLEAGQVLRVVPLGGAPVASSGSAGEPSPPARSAGAERSRPPKTREPEPPMPPASRRSDWGWPAPGQVIAGFNGGSNKGLDIAARPGDAVLSIGAGKVAVTEMLRGYGSVVMIDHGGSYMSVYTNLRTVQVKQGQRVERGQKIADIGGDEDGRSKLHFEIRYRGNAVDPRQYLTAR from the coding sequence GTGGTCGTGACAGTCAGGACATCAGGCAGGACAGGCTTTGGTTGGTGCGCGGGCATCGCGCTCGCAGCGACATTGATGGTGGCGGGGTGCTCGACCTCGCCGAAGGCGCCGGTGGCGGGCCCCGGCGAGTACGTCGTGCAGCCTGGCGACACGCTGTATCGCATCGCATCGAAGAGCGGGCGCTCCACCGCCGACATCGCGCGCTGGAACAACCTGCAGGACCCGGACAAGCTCGAGGCGGGGCAGGTGCTTCGCGTGGTGCCTCTAGGCGGCGCGCCGGTGGCGTCGTCCGGCAGTGCGGGCGAGCCATCTCCGCCTGCGCGAAGCGCCGGTGCCGAGCGCTCGAGGCCACCGAAGACGCGCGAACCCGAACCGCCCATGCCGCCGGCATCGCGCCGCAGCGACTGGGGCTGGCCAGCGCCGGGCCAGGTGATCGCGGGCTTCAACGGCGGCAGCAACAAGGGGCTGGACATCGCCGCCAGGCCGGGCGACGCGGTGCTCTCCATCGGCGCCGGCAAGGTCGCGGTGACCGAGATGCTGCGCGGCTACGGCAGCGTGGTCATGATCGATCACGGCGGCTCGTACATGTCGGTCTACACCAACCTGCGCACGGTGCAGGTCAAGCAGGGCCAGCGCGTGGAGCGCGGCCAGAAGATCGCCGACATCGGCGGCGACGAGGACGGCCGCAGCAAGCTGCACTTCGAGATCCGCTACCGCGGGAATGCGGTCGATCCGCGCCAGTACCTGACCGCGCGCTGA
- a CDS encoding class I SAM-dependent methyltransferase: MFSDILLPGVVLTPRSLYFESEIPNISAGLEANATYFGNAGWAQEYLDFCHRDEHFRSRWLAAGGDWTGKVVIDLGCGPGNVFATLGGKPELLVGVDVAAGSLELASRLGYTAVLADAAHTPFRSGVADIVVINASLHHCDDMDAVLREGARLVKADGVLITDHDPQLTAWDYKGLARFLWDARLWVYRMTRHGFHKSGSQQSWGLRTEVHHRPGDGVTKEFFERTLEPLGFEVAVYPHNHQVGADALRGDLGPAQWKYRMGNVLSGRDPAAPASALSLMCIARRVHEERTTLIM, translated from the coding sequence ATGTTCAGCGACATCCTATTACCAGGTGTAGTTCTTACTCCCCGCAGTCTCTACTTCGAGTCGGAAATACCGAATATTTCCGCGGGACTGGAAGCCAATGCGACCTATTTCGGCAATGCCGGCTGGGCCCAGGAGTACCTGGACTTCTGCCACCGCGACGAGCACTTCCGCAGCCGCTGGCTGGCGGCCGGTGGCGACTGGACCGGCAAGGTTGTCATCGACCTGGGATGCGGCCCCGGCAACGTGTTCGCCACGCTGGGCGGCAAGCCCGAGTTGCTGGTGGGTGTCGATGTGGCCGCGGGTTCGCTGGAACTGGCTTCGCGGCTGGGCTACACGGCGGTACTGGCCGATGCCGCGCACACGCCGTTCCGCTCGGGCGTGGCGGACATCGTGGTGATCAATGCCTCGCTGCACCATTGCGACGACATGGACGCCGTGCTGCGCGAGGGCGCGCGGCTGGTGAAGGCCGACGGCGTGCTCATCACCGACCACGATCCGCAGCTCACGGCCTGGGACTACAAAGGGCTCGCCAGATTCCTGTGGGACGCGCGGCTGTGGGTCTACCGCATGACGCGCCACGGCTTTCACAAGTCGGGCAGCCAGCAGTCGTGGGGGCTGCGGACCGAGGTGCATCACCGGCCCGGCGACGGCGTCACGAAGGAGTTCTTCGAGCGCACGCTGGAGCCGCTGGGCTTCGAGGTTGCCGTGTACCCGCACAACCACCAGGTCGGGGCCGACGCGCTGAGAGGCGACCTCGGGCCCGCGCAGTGGAAGTACCGCATGGGCAACGTACTGTCGGGCCGGGACCCGGCGGCACCCGCGAGTGCGTTGTCGCTGATGTGCATCGCGCGGCGCGTGCACGAGGAAAGGACCACCCTGATCATGTGA